From one Streptomyces mobaraensis genomic stretch:
- a CDS encoding RNA polymerase sigma factor SigF, whose translation MPRETRREARPEARPEVQQETPREPQTRESRGADARALTQVLFKKFATLEPGTPEHARVRAALIEANLPLVRYAAARFRSRNEPMEDVVQVGTIGLINAIDRFDPDRGVQFPTFAMPTVVGEIKRYFRDNVRTVHVPRRLHELWVQVNGATEDLTVLHGRSPTTAEIAERLKIGEDEVLACIEAGRSYHATSLEAAQEGDGLPGLLDRIGYEDPALAGVEHRDLVRHLLVQLPEREQRILLLRYYSNLTQSQISAELGVSQMHVSRLLSRSFARLRSANRIDA comes from the coding sequence ATCCCGCGAGAGACCCGCCGGGAAGCCCGGCCGGAAGCCCGGCCTGAAGTTCAGCAGGAGACCCCGCGGGAACCGCAGACGCGGGAGAGCCGGGGCGCGGACGCCCGGGCGCTGACGCAGGTGCTCTTCAAGAAGTTCGCCACCCTGGAGCCCGGCACACCGGAGCACGCCCGCGTGCGCGCCGCCCTCATCGAAGCCAACCTCCCCCTCGTGCGGTACGCCGCGGCGCGTTTTCGCAGCCGCAACGAGCCCATGGAGGACGTCGTCCAGGTCGGCACCATCGGTCTCATCAATGCCATCGACCGCTTCGACCCCGACCGCGGGGTGCAGTTCCCGACGTTCGCGATGCCCACCGTCGTCGGCGAGATCAAGCGCTACTTCCGCGACAACGTGCGGACCGTGCACGTACCGCGCCGGCTGCACGAGCTGTGGGTGCAGGTCAACGGCGCCACCGAGGACCTGACCGTGCTGCACGGCCGGTCGCCGACCACCGCCGAGATCGCCGAGCGGCTCAAAATCGGCGAGGACGAGGTGCTCGCCTGCATCGAGGCCGGGCGCTCTTACCACGCCACCTCGCTGGAGGCCGCCCAGGAGGGCGACGGCCTGCCCGGCCTGCTGGACCGGATCGGGTACGAGGACCCCGCGCTGGCCGGGGTCGAACACCGCGATCTGGTGCGCCACCTGCTCGTCCAGCTGCCGGAGCGGGAGCAACGCATCCTGCTGCTGCGCTACTACAGCAATCTGACGCAGTCGCAGATCAGCGCGGAGCTGGGGGTGTCGCAGATGCACGTGTCGCGGCTGCTCTCCCGGAGCTTCGCCCGGCTGAGATCCGCAAACCGTATCGACGCCTAA
- a CDS encoding RNA polymerase sigma factor SigF encodes MSVDLGSAKVLTNDAPHAVLDDCEAIDTRTLSRSLFLRLAALDRDSAERTYVRDTLIELNLPLVRYAAARFRSRNEPMEDIVQVGTIGLIKAIDRFDCERGVEFPTFAMPTVVGEIKRFFRDTSWSVRVPRRLQELRLALTKASDELAQKLDRSPTVPELALCLGVSEEDVVDGLAVGNAYTASSLDSPSPEDDGGEGSLADRLGYEDTALEGVEYRESLKPLLAKLPPRERQIIMLRFFANMTQSQIGEEVGISQMHVSRLLTRTLSQLREGLISD; translated from the coding sequence ATGTCCGTAGACCTGGGCAGCGCGAAGGTGCTCACCAACGACGCACCGCACGCCGTGCTCGACGACTGCGAAGCCATCGACACCCGCACCCTCTCCCGCTCCCTCTTCCTGCGGCTGGCGGCCCTGGACCGGGACAGCGCCGAGCGTACGTACGTCCGTGACACCCTCATCGAGCTCAACCTCCCCCTCGTGCGCTACGCGGCGGCGCGGTTCCGGAGCCGCAACGAGCCGATGGAGGACATCGTCCAGGTCGGCACCATCGGACTGATCAAAGCCATCGACCGGTTCGACTGCGAACGCGGGGTGGAGTTCCCGACGTTCGCGATGCCCACGGTCGTCGGCGAGATCAAACGCTTCTTCCGGGACACCAGCTGGTCGGTGCGGGTGCCACGGCGCCTGCAGGAGCTGCGGCTCGCCCTGACCAAGGCCAGCGACGAGCTCGCGCAGAAGCTGGACCGCTCCCCCACCGTGCCCGAACTGGCGCTGTGCCTGGGCGTCTCCGAGGAGGACGTGGTCGACGGGCTGGCGGTGGGCAACGCCTACACGGCCAGCTCGCTGGACTCCCCCTCGCCGGAGGACGACGGCGGCGAGGGCTCGCTCGCCGACCGGCTGGGCTACGAGGACACGGCACTGGAGGGCGTCGAGTACCGGGAGTCGCTGAAGCCGCTGCTGGCCAAGCTGCCCCCGCGCGAGCGCCAGATCATCATGCTCCGCTTCTTCGCCAACATGACGCAGTCGCAGATCGGCGAGGAGGTCGGCATCTCCCAGATGCACGTCTCCCGGCTGCTCACCCGGACGCTCTCCCAGCTCCGTGAGGGCCTCATCTCCGACTGA
- a CDS encoding MarR family winged helix-turn-helix transcriptional regulator, whose translation MAAHEQYQELAQQLSAIGVIKRGLARVLPPDCPPTSVIVLTLLKRYGEMRMSKLAELLVVDMSVTSRHVAYAAERGWLDRQPDRLDKRSRLLRLTPSGEALLDDVSARYTEALAHCLGDWSDAEIAQIVGLLARLRESFGECHRPVAPGGASPAHDLAACPSARTPH comes from the coding sequence TTGGCCGCGCACGAGCAGTACCAGGAGCTCGCCCAGCAGCTCAGCGCCATCGGCGTCATCAAGCGCGGCCTCGCCCGGGTCCTTCCCCCCGACTGCCCGCCCACCTCGGTCATCGTGCTCACCCTGCTCAAGCGGTACGGCGAGATGCGGATGAGCAAGCTCGCGGAGCTCCTGGTCGTCGACATGTCGGTGACCAGCCGCCACGTGGCGTACGCCGCGGAACGGGGCTGGCTCGACCGGCAGCCGGACCGGCTGGACAAGCGCTCCCGGCTGCTGCGCCTCACCCCCAGCGGCGAGGCGCTGCTGGACGACGTCAGCGCCCGCTACACCGAGGCCCTGGCGCACTGCCTGGGTGACTGGAGCGACGCGGAGATCGCCCAGATCGTCGGTCTGCTCGCCCGGCTCCGGGAGAGCTTCGGCGAGTGCCACCGGCCCGTCGCCCCCGGCGGGGCCTCCCCGGCGCACGACCTCGCGGCCTGCCCGTCGGCCCGTACACCCCACTGA
- a CDS encoding MDR family MFS transporter: MAKTTPSGVRDSHTDHAPSDAPGIDMTHSQIMRALSGLLLGMFVAILSSTIVSNALPQIMHDLHGSQSAYTWTVTAALLAMTASTPLWGKLSDLFSKKLLVQAALVVYVAGSVVAGLSQNTSMLIACRVVQGIGVGGLSALAQIVMAAMISPRERGRYSGYLGATFAVATVGGPLLGGVITDTSWLGWRWCFYVGVPFAVLALIVLQRTLHLPVVKRQVKVDWLGAFFISAAATLLLVWVTLAGKNYDWLSWQTAVMVSGSVLLGAIFILVESKAAEPIIPLRLFRNKTIALASASSLFVGVAMFSATVFLSQYFQLARGKTPTMSGVMTIPLIAGLFISSTVSGQVITKTGRWKAWLVSGGVLLTAGLGLLGSIRYDTPYWQLACYMALMGLGMGMMMQNLVLAAQNQVAPKDLGAASSVVTFFRSLGGAVGVSALGAVMANRVTDYVKDGLTALGPKGAAIAKQAGGGGGIPDVKHLPEPLRSIMENAYGHGVGDVFTYAAPTALVAFLLTLFIKEVALKGRPGAPADSSAPAKDTEPANAA, encoded by the coding sequence ATGGCCAAGACCACACCGTCAGGTGTGCGGGACAGCCACACCGATCACGCCCCGTCCGACGCCCCCGGCATCGACATGACGCACAGCCAGATCATGCGTGCGCTGTCCGGGCTGCTGCTCGGCATGTTCGTGGCGATCCTGTCGTCGACGATCGTCTCCAACGCGCTGCCGCAGATCATGCACGATCTGCACGGCAGCCAGTCCGCCTACACCTGGACCGTCACCGCCGCGCTGCTCGCGATGACCGCGTCGACGCCGCTGTGGGGCAAGCTCTCCGACCTGTTCAGCAAGAAGCTGCTGGTCCAGGCCGCGCTGGTGGTCTACGTCGCCGGTTCCGTGGTGGCCGGTCTGTCGCAGAACACGAGCATGCTCATCGCCTGCCGTGTCGTGCAGGGCATCGGCGTCGGCGGTCTGTCGGCCCTCGCCCAGATCGTCATGGCCGCGATGATCTCGCCGCGCGAGCGCGGCCGGTACAGCGGTTACCTGGGCGCCACGTTCGCCGTCGCCACCGTCGGCGGTCCGCTGCTCGGCGGCGTGATCACCGACACCAGCTGGCTCGGCTGGCGCTGGTGCTTCTACGTCGGTGTGCCGTTCGCTGTCCTCGCCCTGATCGTGCTCCAGCGCACCCTGCACCTCCCGGTCGTCAAGCGGCAGGTGAAGGTGGACTGGCTCGGCGCGTTCTTCATATCCGCCGCCGCCACGCTGCTGCTGGTCTGGGTGACCCTGGCCGGCAAGAACTACGACTGGCTGTCCTGGCAGACCGCCGTCATGGTCAGCGGCTCCGTCCTGCTGGGCGCGATCTTCATCCTGGTCGAGTCCAAGGCCGCCGAACCGATCATCCCGCTGCGGCTGTTCCGCAACAAGACGATCGCCCTCGCCTCGGCGTCGAGCCTCTTCGTCGGTGTGGCGATGTTCAGCGCCACTGTCTTCCTCTCGCAGTACTTCCAGCTCGCGCGGGGCAAGACGCCGACCATGTCCGGCGTCATGACCATCCCGCTGATCGCCGGCCTGTTCATCTCCTCGACCGTCTCCGGTCAGGTCATCACCAAGACCGGTCGCTGGAAGGCATGGCTGGTCTCCGGTGGCGTCCTGCTCACCGCCGGTCTGGGCCTGCTGGGCAGCATCCGGTACGACACCCCGTACTGGCAGCTCGCCTGCTACATGGCGCTCATGGGCCTCGGCATGGGCATGATGATGCAGAACCTGGTGCTCGCCGCGCAGAACCAGGTCGCCCCCAAGGACCTCGGCGCCGCCAGCTCCGTCGTCACGTTCTTCCGCTCCCTCGGTGGTGCGGTCGGCGTCTCGGCGCTGGGCGCGGTCATGGCCAACCGGGTCACGGACTACGTCAAGGACGGTCTGACCGCCCTCGGCCCGAAGGGCGCGGCCATCGCCAAGCAGGCCGGTGGCGGCGGGGGCATCCCGGACGTCAAGCACCTGCCCGAGCCGCTGCGTTCGATCATGGAGAACGCCTACGGGCACGGCGTCGGCGACGTCTTCACCTACGCCGCCCCGACCGCGCTGGTCGCCTTCCTGCTGACCCTGTTCATCAAGGAAGTGGCCCTCAAGGGCCGGCCCGGCGCGCCGGCGGACTCCTCCGCCCCGGCGAAGGACACCGAGCCGGCGAACGCCGCCTGA
- a CDS encoding TetR/AcrR family transcriptional regulator: MAGGNRAGNPRTSIWLAEEKPSPRRRASADRSREQPGSLDRERIIAAAIRLLDAEGLAKFSMRRLAAELGVTAMSVYWYVDNKDDLLELALDEANGEIALPDPDAADADWRDQLRHLACEYRGLLTRHPWVARLVGQYLNIGPKAMRFSDVTLRVLRHSGVEPSRIAGSLGALFQFVYGFATVQTLYEERCRAAGVDQDQYFKEITDTVTGRADFADRYQESVEMAHRMRDGLLDDMWERDFAIGLDTVIAGIEVMRGRARD, from the coding sequence ATGGCCGGCGGCAATCGCGCGGGGAACCCGAGGACCAGCATTTGGCTGGCCGAGGAGAAACCCTCCCCGCGGCGCAGGGCGTCCGCCGACCGGTCCCGGGAGCAGCCGGGCTCGCTGGACCGTGAGCGGATCATCGCGGCCGCCATCCGCCTGCTCGACGCCGAGGGGCTGGCCAAGTTCTCGATGCGCCGCCTGGCCGCCGAACTAGGGGTGACCGCCATGTCGGTCTACTGGTACGTCGACAACAAGGACGACCTCCTCGAACTGGCCCTGGACGAGGCGAACGGCGAGATCGCGCTCCCCGACCCGGACGCCGCGGACGCCGACTGGCGCGACCAGCTCCGGCACCTCGCGTGTGAGTACCGCGGGCTGCTCACCCGGCACCCCTGGGTGGCCCGGCTCGTCGGCCAGTACCTCAACATCGGCCCCAAGGCGATGCGGTTCTCCGACGTCACCCTCCGGGTGCTCCGGCACAGCGGGGTCGAGCCGAGCCGGATCGCGGGTTCGCTGGGCGCCCTCTTCCAGTTCGTCTACGGCTTCGCCACCGTCCAGACACTCTACGAGGAGCGCTGCCGGGCGGCCGGCGTCGATCAGGACCAGTACTTCAAGGAGATCACGGACACGGTGACCGGGCGGGCTGACTTCGCGGACCGGTACCAGGAGAGCGTGGAGATGGCGCACAGGATGCGCGACGGGTTGCTCGACGACATGTGGGAGCGTGATTTCGCCATCGGGCTGGACACGGTGATCGCGGGCATCGAGGTGATGCGGGGCCGGGCGCGGGACTAG
- a CDS encoding MFS transporter has protein sequence MAASTPVASPSSHTSHPARHPTRWVILGVICLAQLTVLLDNTVLNVAIPSLTTEMGAATADIQWMLNAYSLVQSGLLLTAGNLADRYGRKKMLAAGLALFGLGSLGAGLSETTGQLIAARAGMGVGGALLMTTTLAVVVQVFDDEERTKAIGIWGAVGSLGFACGPLIGGTLLDHFWWGSIFLVNIPVAVIGLIAVLKLVPESKNPAGDRPDYLGALLSTLGMTGIVFAIISGPEHGWTSGRVLLSGGAGVLIMAAFVLWELRIPYPMLDMHFFRNRRFVAAVMGGILVALGMGGSFFLLTSHLQLVLHYGPLETGLRMTPLALMIVVLNLTGVGARLMTKLGGPLTIAGGMTLLAAGLAVIAWTGAHGYGGMLAGLILMGTGIALATPAMATAIMSAIPPEKAGVGAGVNGTLQEFGNGLGVAVLGAVLNSRFAALLPAVAAGAGSLPEALGEARTAAQRSAVQDAFASGVQAGQLVGAAAVLAGGVVAALLLRRAERADAAPAAPAGPGV, from the coding sequence ATGGCGGCGTCCACCCCTGTCGCGTCACCCTCTTCGCACACATCCCACCCCGCCCGTCACCCCACCCGCTGGGTGATCCTGGGCGTCATATGCCTCGCGCAGCTCACCGTGCTGCTCGACAACACCGTTCTCAATGTGGCGATCCCGTCGCTCACCACGGAGATGGGCGCCGCGACCGCCGACATCCAGTGGATGCTCAACGCGTACTCGCTGGTGCAGTCCGGTCTGCTGCTCACCGCCGGCAACCTCGCCGACCGCTACGGCCGGAAGAAGATGCTGGCCGCCGGGCTCGCGCTGTTCGGCCTGGGCTCGCTCGGCGCCGGACTGTCGGAGACGACGGGCCAGTTGATCGCCGCGCGGGCCGGCATGGGCGTCGGCGGCGCGCTGCTGATGACCACCACGCTCGCCGTGGTCGTCCAGGTCTTCGACGACGAGGAGCGCACCAAGGCGATCGGCATCTGGGGCGCGGTGGGCTCGCTCGGCTTCGCCTGCGGGCCGCTGATCGGCGGCACCCTCCTCGACCACTTCTGGTGGGGCTCGATCTTCCTGGTCAACATCCCGGTGGCGGTCATCGGTCTGATCGCCGTGCTCAAGCTGGTGCCCGAGTCGAAGAACCCGGCCGGCGACCGCCCCGACTACCTCGGTGCCCTGCTCTCCACCCTCGGCATGACCGGCATCGTCTTCGCGATCATCTCCGGTCCCGAGCACGGCTGGACGTCCGGCCGGGTGCTGCTGTCCGGCGGCGCCGGCGTCCTGATCATGGCCGCGTTCGTCCTCTGGGAGCTGCGCATCCCGTACCCCATGCTCGACATGCACTTCTTCCGCAACCGCCGCTTCGTCGCGGCCGTCATGGGCGGGATCCTGGTGGCGCTCGGCATGGGCGGATCGTTTTTCCTGCTCACCTCGCACCTCCAGCTGGTGCTGCACTACGGCCCGCTGGAGACCGGGCTGCGGATGACGCCGCTGGCCCTGATGATCGTCGTCCTCAACCTCACGGGCGTCGGCGCCCGGCTGATGACGAAGCTCGGCGGCCCGCTCACCATCGCCGGCGGTATGACACTGCTGGCCGCCGGCCTGGCCGTGATCGCCTGGACCGGCGCGCACGGGTACGGCGGGATGCTCGCCGGCCTGATCCTGATGGGCACCGGCATCGCCCTGGCCACGCCGGCCATGGCCACCGCGATCATGTCGGCCATCCCGCCGGAGAAGGCCGGGGTCGGCGCGGGCGTCAACGGCACGCTCCAGGAGTTCGGCAACGGGCTCGGTGTCGCCGTCCTCGGCGCGGTGCTCAACTCCCGCTTCGCCGCGCTGCTCCCGGCCGTCGCCGCCGGGGCCGGCTCGCTGCCGGAGGCCCTGGGCGAGGCCCGGACGGCCGCGCAGCGCTCCGCGGTGCAGGACGCGTTCGCGTCCGGTGTGCAGGCGGGCCAGCTGGTCGGCGCGGCGGCCGTGCTGGCGGGCGGCGTCGTGGCGGCCCTCCTGCTGCGCAGGGCCGAGCGGGCCGACGCCGCGCCGGCCGCCCCGGCGGGGCCGGGTGTTTGA
- a CDS encoding amidohydrolase family protein produces MRDDDVRHGGRRHDGVQPDDIGHEGVLPHDTWHDDTWHDGVPPDGVWRGGARPGDLPDDRIPRFWRDLGLPGLIDVHTHFMPERVLTKVWSYFDAAAEAIGRSWPVTYRDAEDDRVRTLRAFGVRAFTSMIYPHKPGMADWLNAWAADFAARTPDCLHTATFFPEPGAVRSVRTALDAGARIFKAHLQVGAYDPCDPLLDGVWGLLAEAGVPVVTHCGSGPLPGPFTGPGPIGRVLARHPGLRLVVAHMGVPEYGAFLDLAERYPGVHLDTTMAFTDFIEDVAPFPVGERPRLAALGDRILFGSDFPNIPYGYGHALAALTRLGQDDDWLRGVCHDNAARLLGVPGPDEGGAPAAG; encoded by the coding sequence ATGCGAGACGACGACGTACGGCATGGCGGCAGACGGCACGACGGCGTACAGCCCGATGACATCGGGCACGAGGGCGTACTGCCCCACGACACATGGCACGACGACACATGGCACGACGGCGTACCGCCCGACGGCGTATGGCGCGGCGGCGCACGCCCCGGCGACCTGCCGGACGACAGGATTCCCCGCTTCTGGCGCGACCTCGGGCTCCCGGGCCTGATCGACGTGCATACCCACTTCATGCCCGAGCGCGTCCTTACCAAGGTCTGGTCCTACTTCGACGCGGCCGCGGAGGCGATCGGCCGCTCCTGGCCGGTCACCTACCGGGACGCGGAGGACGACCGGGTGCGCACCCTGCGCGCCTTCGGGGTGCGTGCGTTCACGTCGATGATCTATCCGCACAAGCCGGGCATGGCGGACTGGCTCAACGCCTGGGCGGCGGACTTCGCGGCCCGTACGCCGGACTGTCTGCACACCGCCACCTTCTTCCCCGAGCCGGGAGCCGTCCGGTCGGTCCGGACGGCGCTCGACGCCGGTGCGCGGATCTTCAAGGCGCACCTTCAGGTGGGCGCGTACGACCCGTGCGACCCCCTGCTGGACGGGGTGTGGGGGCTGTTGGCGGAGGCGGGTGTGCCGGTGGTGACGCACTGCGGTTCCGGTCCGTTGCCGGGGCCTTTCACCGGGCCGGGGCCCATCGGGCGGGTGCTGGCCCGGCACCCGGGGCTGCGGCTGGTCGTGGCCCACATGGGCGTCCCCGAGTACGGCGCCTTCCTCGATCTGGCCGAGCGGTATCCGGGCGTGCACCTTGACACGACCATGGCGTTCACCGACTTCATCGAGGACGTCGCGCCGTTCCCCGTCGGGGAGCGCCCGCGGCTGGCGGCGCTGGGGGACCGGATCCTGTTCGGCAGCGACTTCCCTAACATCCCCTACGGGTACGGGCACGCCCTGGCCGCCCTCACCCGGCTGGGGCAGGACGACGACTGGCTGCGCGGGGTGTGCCACGACAACGCGGCGCGACTCCTCGGCGTCCCGGGCCCGGACGAGGGCGGTGCGCCGGCCGCCGGATGA
- a CDS encoding SSI family serine proteinase inhibitor — translation MPLHRPRTRPRPSGRPAGRPALAAAALVPLLLPLIGASPAAARPLPVPPGPGAVPATGAPLPGPGAGSAPGPGNAPGSTPASAPGSTPWDHLTVVIVDSGRNDGRYELHCHPTFGTVPDPQGACDQLDGQTRWDRDLFAPVPADAQCTMIYGGPERAHVSGTWAGRPVDTDFTRVNGCEMARWNRFSHLLGEPAHPSEG, via the coding sequence ATGCCGCTCCACCGTCCCCGTACCCGGCCCCGCCCTTCCGGCCGTCCCGCCGGCCGTCCCGCCCTGGCGGCGGCCGCGCTCGTACCGCTGCTGCTCCCGCTGATCGGTGCCTCGCCGGCCGCCGCCCGCCCGCTGCCGGTCCCGCCGGGGCCCGGGGCGGTGCCGGCCACGGGGGCGCCGCTGCCAGGCCCGGGCGCAGGGTCGGCGCCCGGGCCGGGGAACGCTCCGGGGAGCACGCCGGCAAGCGCGCCGGGGAGCACGCCATGGGACCACCTCACCGTCGTGATCGTCGACAGCGGACGGAACGACGGCCGGTACGAGCTCCACTGCCACCCGACGTTCGGCACCGTCCCCGACCCGCAGGGCGCGTGCGACCAGCTCGACGGGCAGACGCGCTGGGACCGCGACCTCTTCGCCCCGGTGCCGGCCGACGCGCAGTGCACGATGATCTACGGCGGTCCGGAGCGGGCGCATGTGAGCGGGACGTGGGCCGGGCGCCCGGTCGACACGGACTTCACCAGGGTGAACGGGTGCGAGATGGCGCGCTGGAACCGGTTCTCCCACCTCCTGGGCGAGCCCGCGCATCCGTCCGAGGGCTGA